Part of the Lolium rigidum isolate FL_2022 chromosome 6, APGP_CSIRO_Lrig_0.1, whole genome shotgun sequence genome, caaagcatatctatagcgaaccataagaccaaaataaaaattactaaggagcaaacttagagtcatttgaggttcagttttacgataagaagtaaaaattctagaccaagcatccttaaaactctcctcatccccttgtttaaaagtgaaaactaattcttcaggcgaagaagtaacaggttcagagctagacatggtaacaaaagtaactaaatattttttttgtatttttaatatggagtgcaagacaataaataaagcaaactaaataaagtaaatgcaagtaaactatttttttttgtgtttttgatatagcaaacaagacagtaaataaagtaaagctagcaactaatttttttgtgttttgatataatgaagcaaacaaagtagtaaataaaataaagcaagacaaaaacaaagtaaagagattgagaagtggagactccccttgcagcgtgtcttgatctccccggcaacggcgccggaaaatatgcttgatggcgtgtatttcacacgttcgttgggcaaccccaagaggaaggtatgatgcgcacggcgagcaagttttccctcgaaagaaaccaaggtttatcgaaccaagaggagccaagaagcacgttgaaggttgatggcggcgggatgtagtgcggcgcaacaccgagattccggcgccaacgtggaacccgcacaacacaaccaaagtactttgccccaacgaaacgcagtgaggttgtcaatctcaccggcttgttgtaacaaaggattaaccgtattgtgtggaagatgattgtttgcgagagaaaatagtaaaaacaagtattgcagcagatttgtatttcagtattaaagaatggaccggggtccacagttcactagaggtgtctctcccataagataaaagcatgttgggtgaacaaattacggtcgggcaattgacaaatagagagggcataacaatgcacatacatgacatgataagtatagtgagatttaattgggcattacgacaaagtacatagaccgccatccaaccgcatctatgcctaaaaagtccaccttcgggttatcatccgaaccccctccggtattaagttgcaaagcaacgagacaattgcattaagtatggtgcgtaatgtaatcaacaactacatcctcggatatagcgccaatgttttatccctagtggcaacagcacaacacaaccttagaactttcgtcactcgtcccggtgtcaatgcgggcatgaacccactatcgagcataaatactccctcttggagttaaaagtaaaaacttggccgagcctctactagtaacggagagcatgcaagatcataaacaacacatatgtaataacttgataattaacatgacatggtattctccatccatcggatcccgacaaacacaacatagagtattacagatagatgatcttgatcatgttaggcagctcacaagatcaaacaatgaagcacaatgaggagaagacaaccatctagctactgctatggacccatagtccaggggtgaactactcactcatcactccggaggcgaccatggcggtgtagagtcctccaggagatgaatcccctctccggcagggtgccgaaggagatctccagatcccccgagatgggatcggcggcggcggcgtctcagtaaggttttccgtatcgtggtttttttcctcaggggtttcgcgacggaggctttaagtaggcggaagggcagagtcggggggctaacgaggggcccacaccacagggcggcacggccccccccttggccgcgccgccatgtggtctggccacctcgtggccccacttcgtatgctcttcggtcttctggaagctccgtggaaaaataggcccctgggtcttcgtttcgtccaattccgagaatatttcgttactaggatttctgaaaccaaaaacagcgaaaacgagaaccgacacttcggcatcttgttaataggttagttccagaaaatgcacgaatatgacataaagtgtgcataaaacatgtaggtatcatcaataatatggcatagaacataagaaattatcgatacgtcggagacgtatcaagcactactgcgggcacgtcgcggtgagcaccTCACCAACTGAGTCCACTTCACTAACTATTTTGATCAGCCACGAGCTgaactaacatcattgtcccttgcgtaggatcacccaaaggacgcggAGTTCCTGAATGTGTCCATTGCTAACTATGacgagatgcataccatcttctccttcagcctcgccaccggcaagtacgccatgggatctAGTGAGCCCCTAGGCTCGGCTGCAGCAAATCCCGCACCCGAGGATGCTGAAACCCAGGAGTCCGACACGGTCAACCTTGATGTTGAGAAGACCGCCGACGCGCCTGAGAAGGCGACcgccggcaagaggaagagaggtgccttcgccgacgacgagctggtggcgttcaccaacatgactgttgcTGTGAAGGATGTCGCACAGGCCATTAGGGACAACAAGCCCATggacatgcaccctgacctgtaTAATACGGTCGACATGCTTGGCTTCGCCGAGGATGATCTCATGGCCGCCctcagccacctcgtcgaccacaaggcctAGGGTTCCAGCTACgtcggcatgatcgagccacaccgcgtcctctggatgaggaactaccttggcaagtaccactccaaggtgtagtggtgcccttgagggggtggttcagggatgcatgcatggagatggtgatgatgatgatgatgtaaattctggcagtagctaggatgaaaaacatttgatggcccccttttgtaagtatgatgaggtggtatatactaaccctcaggtgatggtgaacttgcggtgttaggatgacacccacttttgttgtggtagCTAGCTAGTGTCCTTGTTCATATTTAACCAAGGTTTAGTCAGATATATGGTGTAATCAACTTCTTGTTGTTTGTGCAAAGACAGCGCTGAGCTAGCACGGCGGGCGATGGAGGCGGCACTGGTGAGTGTGGCGACGGGGGCCCTGAAACCTGTTATGGGGAAGTTGGGCGCTCTGCTCGGCGACAGGTACAAGCGTTTCAAGGAGCTGCACAAGGATATCAAGTCACTCACTCATGAACTCGCTGCAATGGATGCCTTTCTGATTAAGATGTCGGAGGAGGAGGGTCCCGATGTGCAGATAAAGTTTGGATGAACGAGGTGCGCGAGCTGTCCTATGACATGGAGGACTACATCGACGACTTCATGCAAAGCGGGCTTCATAAGAAGATCAAGCACTCGCTAGGGAAGATGGGGAAGATTAAGGCAATTCAAGCCGCTCATCTTTGTGCTAAGCATTCTAGGTCTAGGTCTGATAGAAAAATGTGCTTGTGGATAAACTATAAGCCAGATTTCATTGATAATTACTTGTTGGTAGTGATTGTAATCACATTCTCTTTAAGTCGCAAAAGAAATAAAAACATTCCACCAGGAAGCAGCGTGTCACCCCTGAACAGGTGGTTGATAGCACAATTCATTTCTGCATCTGAGTTCGAGCAGCTGCTTGATTCTTGACAGGTATTTACACGTGTGCTAGAAAGGAAACTGTTCATCTTGTTGGGTCGGTCATTCCCACTTCTGTCAAATGTTCGATGCACagcgtgtcacctctgaacatgtgtttGACGCACTAAATATTTCCTACCATTCATTCCTGCATCTGAATTTGAGCAGCTGCTTGATTGTAGACAGGTATCTACATACAGAGATCATCCACCAGAAAAGCTACACGCAACACAGCCAGGTAGTACCATCATCTATTTCATCCATCATCCGTGCACATAATAATCGTGTACAGTAAGACGAAGAACAAACATTAGCTATCCTGATCGATCGTCCAAACGCTAAACTGAACCGAACTGAAGTTTTCATCATGCTGGGACACGCTTGCACCTGCACCAGAATGCGGTGCCCCCGCCCTTGCCCTGCGCCACGGCGATCTCCTCGTCCACGTAGAACCACAGGAAGAACGGGTCCTTGGTGCTCGGCTCCCTGCTcgcgtcgccgccgaggccgATCTCGAGGGGACCGAGCGGCCCGACCTTCACGCGGACGCGCTCGAAGACGAAGGCCAGCATCTTCTTCTTCCACGACAGCCTCCCCTCGAACGTCAGGCTGCCCACGGGCCCCAGGTACACCCCGTTCTCGATCCTCTGGCCCTGGTGACCCAAAATTCGCAGCAACAGATGAATTTAACCGTTCATTTGTTCATACAAACTATGTTTTGTCAAATCCTGAAACTAAGTATGAGGATGCGTTCAGCAGCCATCACTGAAGATGCATGAAGCATTTCTTGCAGCATTTTCAGTCCATGGCAACCAGTCAGTGGAACGAGCACGAGAAGCTCACCGCGGCGTCGAATCGCTGGACGGCGGTCACCGGGAAGTAGCTCCCTTTCTCCAGCTTGCCCTTCGCGGTGAAGATGAGCATCCATGTCCTGCCGGGGGACTCCGTCCCGCCGAGGGTCTCGAAGAAGGCGGAGGTGTCGAGCTTGGCCTTCTTGATGGTGGCCAGCGCCGCCAGCACCTCGGGGGCGGGCACCTTCCTCGTCTTGGCCGCCGCCTTGAGCACCTTCACGCTCTCCGCCACGGCCTACGCTAGAAAACCCAAATCAACCAAGAAAACAGTTTTATTCTTACCAGCCAAATTGGGGGCAGTTTTTCGCAGTGACTGAGATACAACTTAAGATATGGCAGTGCGCAGCGCTCACCGATAGGGCGGATTCATTGGGCGGCGAAGGGGAGGGCGAGGGCTCCTTCTCGACCtccggcgacgcggcggaggatGAGGCGGCGAGTGCAACGCCGGGAGCGCGACGGTGGATGCTGCGGAGGTCGAGCTGCGTCGGGGGTAGTCTGCGACGGAGTTCAGGAAGCGAGAAGGCTGGAGCGAGGGTGGAAGAGTGGAGCAAGCAGGTAGACGAGGCCATCTTGTTCTTGCTCGAGCTTCGCGGTGGTTCTGCGATGAGATGGTAACGAGGGAGTCTCAAGTTAATGGTCTGTGGCTGTGAAGGGACGACGGGTGTGACCGTGTGGCCGACGAGTGGACATTTGTGGGCGCACACGTGGAGAAAGCCACCACTGCAACTTCGACCACTTGGCCACATTCGTCCAGAGAACACATGTCAGACATGCATTAATGAGAATTAATTAAATAATATGGGTTTAATCTACTAAGAATTAGCTTAAAGCGAGAATAATAGTGTCACTGGTAGCCAACTATAACAGTTTATcacatcatctatagtcaacttagTCTCGCATAGTGCTTTGAAGAatgtgctagagctggctattacATAAAAGCCCATTTCCATTCTCTCTTCTAATCTCTCTCCTCTAACTAAGTAaacatataatattttatctcttatagccagctaactgaaccttattatacttgctcttagtGCTCTTAAAAAAAGAACTAGCTTAGTGCTCACTAGTCACTAGAATTACATTAGGGTCTTTTATaatggttttttttattttcaatttttataTTCTATTTTTTCAAAAACATATAAGTTAAATTTTCTTTCTCTCATATTCGATAAAATAAAATCACGGGACAAAAAAAATTCTTTAGCATTTTATAAtttaaaaatttacaaaaattcgcACTTGCAAtcctgcttgtaaactaaaaaaaaaaaatctcagttggaaCCGCAGTTGCAACTGAAATTCTCAATTGCAACCATATTTGCAACTGGAGAAAGTCTTAGTTGTAACCACGATTGCAACTATAAATTCTCAGTTGCATCTGCTTGCAAGTGAAGAAAAAATCTCGGTTGCAATCACACTTGCAACTGGAAAAACTCGGCTGCAACCACCACTTGCAAATCGAGAAAGTCTTGATTGCAACCATACTTGTAACTGAAAAATACTTACTTGCAACGACAgataaaatctcagttgcaattgaatttttttattattgTATGTCACAACAAACTTAAGTGGAGTAGTTTAGTTATgcacaaaatgaaaaaaaaagcaaaacatGAAAAAATCAATCAAAAGCGCGACACTTAATATATTTAAGGAACCTTGATCTACCTAACAAATTAAATACTCCATTTGATCCATACTTGAtggtaaaatggatgtatctacaattaaaataTATCTAAATATATTTATATTATCGTCAAATAATATGAATCGGATGGAGTAACATCTTTATCCTAATGGTAGTAGCCTGAGACCTAAATTGTAGGTACCTTTATACCAATATCAATCGCAAGAAGGAAAATTAATTCTTCCATATATGCCTGCCATAACACATGGGTGGAGCCCCATGCACGTACGAACGAATGTATTTGCAACCTAAaatcggtacggatcgttggcaccgcctatatatatatatatatatatatatatatatatatatatatatatatatatatatatcttgtaagccgccggctagggtttatcatattataagataacccacggcgtttgtaaacactccccgacatAGTGAAATTTTGCTGGCTAGCGcctgtggttttttccccttctgtgttggaaggggttttccacgttaaatcttgtgtttccGATGTGTTTACCTTTATCGTtcatcgttatttgcttgtcgcctttataacaagtggtatcagagcctgtgtttcaatctagggttttgcgacatgtcttccttgaagttcgatctaccagtGACTTGGAttataccacgagattttctctgtggaaagtgaagatgagggcgatccttacccaatcttctgatttggatgaagctcttgatggatttggcaagaaagatgccaagacctggacagACGAAGAAAAGAGGAAAAACCGTAAGACTTTTTTATTAATTCAGCTtaatctatccaacaatatcttgccggaagtgctggctgagaaatccgcagcGACGCTGTGGTTGAAACTAGAATCGATCTctatgtccaaagatctaaccagtaagatgcacgtgaagatgaagttgctctcgcacaagctgcaagaaggtgcgtcaatgatgaatcacctatcgatctttagagagatcgtttctgatttgttgtccatggaggtaaagtatgatgatgaggatctcgctcttatactgttagtctcgttgcctagttctttgcgaattttcgagacaccttgttatacagtgtgatgaactaacccttgtcGAAGTTTATGAtgccctccagcagagggaaaagatgaaatctatggtgcaggcagagggtCCGTCATCGAAGGCAGAAACACTGCTTgtccgaggcaggaccgagaacagaaacTACAACTACaatagagataagagcaagactgatgacccacaagtatagggggtgtatcgtagtatcttcgataagtaagaatgtcgatcccaacgaggagNNNNNNNNNNNNNNNNNNNNNNNNNNNNNNNNNNNNNNNNNNNNNNNNNNNNNNNNNNNNNNNNNNNNNNNNNNNNNNNNNNNNNNNNNNNNNNNNNNNNgtggtgtagtagggatgtcctcatcaatgactggttgacgaatgcttatacgtcttgaagtctagttaagtacgaacccgtacttattgctgcttctacgggacataaccgggcaggtatgaagatcggtacgataaagaacgacgctagcaaggttacccttccggcttggctcaggcgggttatggacgccactggttatcttcaggactcttagtccaatttgtatcttgtccgtactcggatgttttttgatcttctgtatgatttggatctttgtatgtatctatttgtatcttgactcgttggagtcgttgttgtaatatatatgtttcttgtgggctctattgtaatcctgctgtaatgttaccgctcgtgacaattcctccggcatcacgtgtgtgatctgTCGCGcatgtcgtgtcggagggcgtctctggatcgatatcgtgcggatttcggctggatcgctgggatcctcatggtaccggtttcggggcgtcacattctcgtcctgatttatcatatgctatgagtttggtcagtcgacacatggctgatcctggtaaagaacattggaaagctgctggtaagaccggtgagggactcgtaggctatgtgaaagatgttcagtggattttcaggtaccttcgtggcacatccaaagcttgcttgaagtttggcaaaatcggtgagggactcgtaggctatgtggattcagattttgctgccgatttggataagagaagatccctcacaggttatgtgttcactgttggtggatgtgctgtgagttggaaggcaacgttacaacctGTTGTTTCCCAATCTAAGatcgaagcagaatatatagcaattaatgaagcttgcaaagagtctgtttggttgaaaggtttgcatgctgagctttgtggagatgattcttgcattaacttgttttctgacagtcaaagtgcaatataccttagtaAAGATCAAATAtttcatgagaggacaaagcacattgatatcaagtacgaTTATGTTCGCGatattgttgctcaaggtaaactgaaggtatgcaatataagtactcatgataatcctgctgatatgatgacaaagctagttcatgtttccaagtttgagctttgctcgagcttggttggtataaatgtttagcccaagtggctgttggcaCCAGTAAgtatttttctttgttgttcaggagattgttgaagttcatgctacaagatggaatttgtctcaaggtggagtttgttgcattgtgattcaaattcatatactaaagggaggctaacttctgacgagcggagcgaggctcgtcgcgcggaggcttgggccgaagcgtagtggaggcagaagttagcccatacgtcgtgccctgAGAGACGCTTGCGaaggggggtgcggggggcggcCCCGCGCATCTGTcatggatcgttggcaccgcctatatatacatcttgtagccgccggctagggtttatcagattataagataacccacgacgtttgtaaataccccccgatatagtgaagttttgctggctggcgcccgtggtttttccccttctgtgttggaaggggttttccacgttaaatcttgtgtctccgctgtgTTTACCTTTATCgtttttcgttatttgcttgttgtTTTTATAACATGCAGATTTAATCTTAATttttttaaagttttaaaaatatgtttttttaaaaACCAAGAGCACTAATGCTCATGTGGCAAAGTCACCCTCAAAAGAGACCACTTCTATTTTGGGGTCTGGTTGGGGCAGAGTTTTCTTGTTTGACTTGAGGAGAAATCAAACATGTACACGTCCTGTACAAAACTTGGCTGCTTCGCGGGCGGCCACCGTGACCGTGAGATCCGGCAGCCTCCCACATCTCCGCCGAAGCTTTCCCGATGCTCCTCCGATCGCCGCCGCGCAGCCTcccccacctcctccggccgcacCACCTCCGCGCCCTCTCCAACGCCGCCGCGGCGGCGCTCGCGTCTCCGACCCCGCCCCCGACACCCCCCTTGCCGGCCGAGTGGACGGAGGCGCCCGTCTCCGCGGTCCGCGCCGCCACCTCCGACGCCTCGCTCTTCCACGTctccctcgacctctcctcccaCGGGCCCCTCCTCGCCTCCCACGTCGCCGCCGGCCAGTtcctccccttccggctccccgcCGCGCCCTACCCCATCTTCCTCGCCATCTCCTCCCCtcccccggcctcctcctccgcgcg contains:
- the LOC124665686 gene encoding uncharacterized protein LOC124665686, which produces MASSTCLLHSSTLAPAFSLPELRRRLPPTQLDLRSIHRRAPGVALAASSSAASPEVEKEPSPSPSPPNESALSAVAESVKVLKAAAKTRKVPAPEVLAALATIKKAKLDTSAFFETLGGTESPGRTWMLIFTAKGKLEKGSYFPVTAVQRFDAAGQRIENGVYLGPVGSLTFEGRLSWKKKMLAFVFERVRVKVGPLGPLEIGLGGDASREPSTKDPFFLWFYVDEEIAVAQGKGGGTAFWCRCKRVPA